The DNA region GCTCCCGTTTACGGATGGTTTGATTATGTTTACACCTGAAGCACGGCATTCGTTCATGTACTCCATGAATTTCCCGCCGGCACCGTTAAGGCAGGCAGACATTACGGAGGCCATGTATTCCTTAAAGTAATGACATTTCAGATAAGCTGTCTGGTAGGCAAGATATGCGTATGCAGCTGCATGTGATTTGTTGAATGCGTATGAGGCAAATGCAGACATACGTTCAAATATTGCTTCTGCTGTTTTTTCAGGAATACCGGATGCTACAGCTCCGCGGCACGGTGTTCCGTCACTGCCGTCACTTCCATGGATAAATCTTCTTCTTTCATTTTCCATTACATCGTGCTTTTTCTTTGCCATTGCACGGCGGACCTTGTCAGCTCCGCCGTAGGTATATCCGGCAAGTCTGCGGAAGATCTCCATTACCTGCTCCTGATATACGATACAGCCGTAGGTCACCGAAAGAATATCTTCCAGTTCAGGACAGTCGTATCTGATTTCTTCAGGATGATTCTTGTTATGAAGATATACCGGGATAGACTCCATCGGTCCCGGTCTGTACAGTGCAATGGCAGCAGTAAGGTCTTCTATGCTTGACGGCTTAAGCTTCATTATCAGGGCACGCATACCGCGGCTTTCAAACTGAAACACTGCCGACGTGCTGCCTTCGGACATCATCCTGAAAACCTCTGCATCATCAGTCGGAATACGGTTCATGTCCGGTCTGCTGCCGCCGATCCTTCTAAGGCAGTTTTCGATTATTGTCAGGTTGCGCAGGCCGAGAAAATCTATTTTAAGAATACCAAGGCTTTCGAGTACCGACATCGGATACTGTGTTGTGACAACGTCATGGCTTATGCGAAGCGGAACGGAATCACTGACAGGGCCGTTTGCGAGAACGACTCCTGCTGCGTGAACTGATGTATTGCGCGGCATTCCTTCAAGTTTTTTCGCCATGTCAAGCAGACGACGTACCTCCTGATCGGTACTGTAAAGCCTTTTAAGCTTTTCTTCCTTTTCCAGAGCCTTTGCAATAGTCATGTTGAGTTCCGGAGAGATGAGCTTTGCAGTGGCGTCACATACTCCGTAGGATATTCCCATTGCTCTGCCGGCATCACGGACCGCACTTCTTGCAAGAAGCGTGTCGAACGTTATTATCTGTGCCACACGGTCCCTGCCGTACTTTGAAGCCACATAATCGATGACTTCGCCCCTTCTGTCAACGCAGAAGTCAATGTCGAAGTCCGGCATGCTTACTCGTTCAGGATTAAGAAAACGTTCAAAGATCAGGTTGTAGCGTATAGGATCAACTGCAGTAATACCTATGCAGTATGCACACAGGCTTCCGGCACCTGATCCTCTGCCCGGACCGACAGGTATTCCGTTTCTTCGGGCATAGTCGATAAAATCCCATACGATCAGATAATAATCGACATACCCCATTCCGGAAATAACGCTTATCTCGTACTCCATTCGTTCGGTTATTTCCTTTGAAGGATTTTCACCGTATTTTTCATGAAGGCCTTTTTCGCAGAGTTCCTTAAAGAAGACAGTTCTGTCTCTGCCGTCATCCATAGGATACTCCGGAAGACTCGCCAGACCGAATTCTATTTCTACATTGCATCTGTCTGCTATTTCGGACGTTACACTCACAGCCTCCGGCATATTTTTAAAGAGTTTCATCATTTCATCTTCGCTTTTCATGTAAAACTCATCTGTCGGAAATTCCATGGAAGGATCATCAACTGTGCTGCCGGTCTGGATGCACAGCATGACTTTCTGCATTTGGGCATCTTCCTTTGAAATATAATGAACGTCATTGGTAGCCGCGAGCGGTATTCCTGTTTCTGATGACAGCCTTGCAAGTAGAGGAGTTATCTTTTTCTGCTCAGGTATTCCGTGGTCCTGAACTTCCAGAAAATAATTATCCTTACCGAAAATGTCTCTGTACTTAAGTGCAGTCTTCTTTGCCGCTTCATAGTTTCCGTCTGTAAGTTCCGAAGCGACTTCTCCTGCCAGACACGCAGACAGGCAGATAAGACCTTCATGATATTTTTCAAGAAGGTCTGTATCCACCCTGGGTTTGTTGTAAAAACCAGTGATAAAGCTTTCGGAAACAAGCTTTATCAGGTTGTGGTAACCTGTATTGTTTTCGCAGAGAAGTACAAGATGATAGGGCTTTGAGTCGATGTTATGCACCTTGTCAAACCTTGTTCTCGGAGCCACATACACTTCACAGCCGATCACCGGTTTGATCCCGGCTTTTTTCGCTTCTGTGTAAAAATCAACTGTACCGTACATTACTCCGTGATCTGTAACGGCAACAGCCTTCTGACCGAGTTCTGCAGCACGCTTTACCAGTTCACTGATCCGGCACGCTCCGTCAAGAAGGCTGTACATACTGTGAAGATGAAGATGAACGAAATTACTCATTGTTCTCTTTCCTTATCTGGTCGGCTATCTGTTTTATGCGCTTCAGCCGATGGTTCACTCCTGATCTTCCGATAGGAGGATCGAGGATCTCGCCGAGATCGTTGAGACTGAATTCAGGATTTTCAAGTCTTGCCTCTGCGATCTCGCGAAGAGTGTCCGGCAGATTTTCAAGTCCCATCCTGCTTTCGATGAGCCTGATATCCTGAAGCTGACTGACTGAAGCAGCACTTGTTTTATTAAGATTGGCCATGTCACAGTTGCGGACACGGTTCACCCTGTTTCGCATATCCTTGAGGATCTTGATATTCATTATTTCGAGAGTGGAGTTCTGCGCACCCATAAAAGTGAGTATCTCCTCAATGTTCTCGCTTTCCTTGATGTACAGGATGTAATTGTTCTTGCGTGTAACCGTTTTTGCTTTCAGATCGAAGGAGTTAAGCAGAATATTCAGGTCTTCGCAAAGATTTCCGGTACCTATCACAAACTCAAGATGATATCCGTTTTCAGGATTATTGACACTTCCGCAGCTTAAAAATACTCCGGCAAGAAAATTTGCCATGCTGTTGTTATCGATATTCTTCAGATCGATTTCGCGGGCCTCCGGATCGATCCTGAACCTGTCAGTTATGACCTTTACGTTTTCACGTCCTGTAACAGTAAAAGAATACAAGGATGTGCCGTTTTTCCGTTCGGTCACATCCTCATTAATTTTAACTGTGTTTTTAAATATCTCAGCAAAGAGCGCCGAAAAGGTCTCTGCAACAAGCTG from Ruminococcus sp. HUN007 includes:
- a CDS encoding DNA polymerase III subunit alpha, whose product is MSNFVHLHLHSMYSLLDGACRISELVKRAAELGQKAVAVTDHGVMYGTVDFYTEAKKAGIKPVIGCEVYVAPRTRFDKVHNIDSKPYHLVLLCENNTGYHNLIKLVSESFITGFYNKPRVDTDLLEKYHEGLICLSACLAGEVASELTDGNYEAAKKTALKYRDIFGKDNYFLEVQDHGIPEQKKITPLLARLSSETGIPLAATNDVHYISKEDAQMQKVMLCIQTGSTVDDPSMEFPTDEFYMKSEDEMMKLFKNMPEAVSVTSEIADRCNVEIEFGLASLPEYPMDDGRDRTVFFKELCEKGLHEKYGENPSKEITERMEYEISVISGMGYVDYYLIVWDFIDYARRNGIPVGPGRGSGAGSLCAYCIGITAVDPIRYNLIFERFLNPERVSMPDFDIDFCVDRRGEVIDYVASKYGRDRVAQIITFDTLLARSAVRDAGRAMGISYGVCDATAKLISPELNMTIAKALEKEEKLKRLYSTDQEVRRLLDMAKKLEGMPRNTSVHAAGVVLANGPVSDSVPLRISHDVVTTQYPMSVLESLGILKIDFLGLRNLTIIENCLRRIGGSRPDMNRIPTDDAEVFRMMSEGSTSAVFQFESRGMRALIMKLKPSSIEDLTAAIALYRPGPMESIPVYLHNKNHPEEIRYDCPELEDILSVTYGCIVYQEQVMEIFRRLAGYTYGGADKVRRAMAKKKHDVMENERRRFIHGSDGSDGTPCRGAVASGIPEKTAEAIFERMSAFASYAFNKSHAAAYAYLAYQTAYLKCHYFKEYMASVMSACLNGAGGKFMEYMNECRASGVNIIKPSVNGSGVDFTAVPEGIRFGLSAVKNIGRAAVSDIISERENNGLYRSLRDFAVRTKKYGISRKMTESLIYAGAFDDLGLNRRQMLENLDTIIAVNSSVIEGQLDLFGGSGTDNDVFVPDAPEYPYNELLAMEKEVTGIFMSGHPLEEYDYLVKLSRIPDTAEITEDPFKKYSDQSEVSVFGTVVSEKSHTTRKGDRMSFVTVEDMTGKIECVVFPDVWKNYGGKLKKDSTVRITGKISEKEKGKSIIVSAVFTADEFRNAALRRKLCISTTSKELKDTISELPSSEAGNVKICFYLSDLRKIIAPHGELSADLTREYYRELVRIFPPDKTALI
- the whiA gene encoding DNA-binding protein WhiA, with the translated sequence MSFSNEVKAEIISAVTDKDKKFACLYGLILFCNRITRDEICFQSENQLVAETFSALFAEIFKNTVKINEDVTERKNGTSLYSFTVTGRENVKVITDRFRIDPEAREIDLKNIDNNSMANFLAGVFLSCGSVNNPENGYHLEFVIGTGNLCEDLNILLNSFDLKAKTVTRKNNYILYIKESENIEEILTFMGAQNSTLEIMNIKILKDMRNRVNRVRNCDMANLNKTSAASVSQLQDIRLIESRMGLENLPDTLREIAEARLENPEFSLNDLGEILDPPIGRSGVNHRLKRIKQIADQIRKENNE